The following proteins are co-located in the Apium graveolens cultivar Ventura chromosome 5, ASM990537v1, whole genome shotgun sequence genome:
- the LOC141660778 gene encoding uncharacterized protein LOC141660778, with protein MEVYQVPEMTRCRLFAASLRGSTQQWFSKLGPASIRTWRQLENLFVRQFQSTLHYSPPVATLANIKQREREPLAEYFCRFNAEVPKVRGASEETNKNFLIAGLKEGSKFWKSLQASEPRTLAEFYEQAEPFKRVQKSMRELKISENYRDKRDRSSSPDERRKTYRRSSSPKKSAREWVVKEVRRHRTDYHTVPLPPPEDKERVPRAGSIHMILGGSHIGGDSRKVMDRYAREYVREAKDKPLTNVNHLSQRPPELFEREADDIVFRKNDAKWVHYPHTDAQVIKMKIGTVNVHLAIVDTGSSADVLTYDAYKKLGLLDRELTSTGGHLYGFTGNSIGVKGTIRLPMTIGEEPYVATQIAMFTIVDQPCAYNVIVGRPLMRGMRMVTSIHHMTVKFPTPTGVGFLKSCQYESRVCYNQALRAAESGNASREKVEPGEG; from the exons ATGGAAGTCTATCAGGTGCCGGAGATGACCCGCTGCAGACTCTTCGCGGCATCACTCAGAGGTAGTAcccaacaatggttctccaagttgggACCAGCTAGCATAAGGACGTGGCGGCAATTGGAGAACTTGTTCGTCAGACAATTTCAGTCCACCCTCCATTACTCACCTCCAGTGGCCACGTTAGCCAACATCAAGCAAAGGGAGAGGGAGCCCCTGGCGGAATACTTTTGTCGGTTCAACGCCGAAGTCCCCAAGGTGAGGGGAGCCAGTGAGGAGACTAACAAGAATTTCTTGATTGCAGGGTTGAAAGAAGGGTCAAAATTCtggaagagcctccaagcgaGTGAGCCGAGAACCTTGGCCGAATTCTATGAGCAAGCGGAACCCTTTAAGAGGGTACAGAAGTCGATGAGAGAGCTTAAAATCAGCGAGAATTATCGAGATAAAAGAGACCGGTCTTCGAGCCCTGATGAGAGGAGAAAGACGTATCGGCGTAGCTCAAGCCCCAAAAAGTCTGCCCGAG AATGGGTCGTCAAGGAGGTTCGAAGGCACAGGACTGATTATCATACCGTCCCTCTTCCACCCCCAGAAGATAAAGAAAGGGTACCTCGGGCCGGAAGCATTCATATGATTCTAGGCGGGTCTCATATTGGTGGAGACAGCCGGAAGGTGATGGACAGGTATGCCCGGGAATATGTCCGGGAAGCCAAGGATAAGCCCCTCACCAACGTCAATCATTTGAGCCAGAGACCGCCGGAGCTCTTTGAAAGAGAGGCTGATGACATCGTATTTAGGAAGAACGATGCCAAATGGGTACATTACCCTCATACAGATGCCCAGgtcataaaaatgaagattgggaCGGTAAATGTTCACCTGGCAATTGTGGATACCGGGAGCTCAGCTGACGTTTTAACTTATGATGCCTACAAGAAGCTAGGATTGTTGGATAGAGAGTTAACCTCAACAGGGGGACACCTGTACGGGTTCACGGGAAACTCAATCGGGGTGAAAGGGACAATTCGGCTCCCGATGACCATAGGAGAAGAGCCTTATGTGGCCACCCAGATCGCTATGTTTACAATAGTAGATCAGCCTTGTGCCTACAACGTTATAGTGGGCAGACCCCTTATGAGGGGAATGAGGATGGTGACCTCAATCCACCACATGACGGTAAAATTCCCAACCCCCACGGGGGTCGGTTTCTTGAAGAGTTGTCAATATGAATCAAGGGTCTGCTACAACCAGGCACTCAGGGCGGCCGAGTCAGGAAATGCCTCAAGGGAGAAGGTTGAACCGGGAGAAGGTTGA